The following proteins come from a genomic window of Solwaraspora sp. WMMA2065:
- a CDS encoding deoxyribonuclease IV, whose translation MRIGAHVDPSDPLTAAADRRADAVQFFLSDPQGWKAPQPRTDADQLASSDVDRYVHAPYVINVATSNNRIRIPSRKLLLSHATGARQVGAKGLIVHGGHVSRGDDAAVGFDNWRKTFAYARDQGGFPVPVLIENTAGGENACARRFDALARLWDTIGEFGPGFCLDTCHAHAAGEDLLGIVDRIKAITGRIDLIHANGSKDAFDSSRDRHENLQAGMIDPELIVAVIRSADAPVIVETPGGTDGQAADIAFLRDRLGQQDTTR comes from the coding sequence ATGCGTATCGGAGCCCACGTCGACCCCAGCGACCCGCTCACCGCAGCCGCCGACCGCCGGGCAGACGCGGTCCAGTTCTTCCTCTCCGACCCGCAGGGCTGGAAGGCCCCGCAGCCGCGCACCGACGCGGATCAGCTGGCCAGCTCGGACGTGGACCGGTACGTGCATGCTCCGTACGTGATCAACGTCGCCACCTCGAACAACCGGATCCGGATTCCGAGTCGCAAGCTCCTGCTGAGCCATGCCACCGGTGCCCGCCAGGTGGGGGCGAAGGGTCTGATCGTGCACGGCGGCCACGTCAGCCGGGGCGACGACGCGGCGGTGGGTTTCGACAACTGGCGCAAGACGTTCGCCTATGCGCGGGACCAGGGCGGCTTTCCGGTTCCGGTACTGATCGAGAACACCGCAGGCGGCGAGAACGCCTGCGCCCGACGGTTCGACGCGCTGGCCCGACTGTGGGACACGATCGGCGAGTTCGGTCCGGGTTTCTGCCTGGACACCTGCCACGCCCACGCCGCAGGTGAGGATCTGCTCGGCATCGTCGACCGGATCAAGGCGATCACCGGCCGGATCGACCTGATCCACGCCAACGGGTCCAAGGACGCCTTCGACAGCAGCCGGGACCGCCATGAGAACCTCCAGGCCGGCATGATCGACCCGGAACTGATCGTCGCGGTGATCCGATCCGCCGACGCGCCGGTCATCGTCGAGACTCCGGGTGGCACCGACGGCCAGGCGGCGGACATCGCCTTCCTGCGTGATCGGCTGGGGCAGCAGGACACGACCCGATGA